A genomic window from Labrus bergylta chromosome 7, fLabBer1.1, whole genome shotgun sequence includes:
- the lonp2 gene encoding lon protease homolog 2, peroxisomal isoform X1 produces the protein MSSGAGIQIPSRLPLLLSHEGVLLPGSTVRFSVDCPRNMHLVSQRLLKGTSLKSTIIGVIPNTRDPEHDTDDLPTLHKIGTAGIAVQVVGSNWPKPHYTLLITGLCRFSVTGLLQEQPFVLAEVEQLDKLEQYTTPASEGVTATDGELGELSQKFYHAAVQLLGMLDMSVPVVAKFRRLLDSLPRETLPDVVASMIRTSNKEKLQVLEAVSLEERFKKTLPLLNRQIEGLKLLQKTRKRGPDNEKRVLSVRKGGVLPGRQFNLDEEDEDEDGNDTVTLERKVHGANMPEAALKVCLKELKRLKKMPQSMPEYALTRNYLDLMVELPWSKSTKDCLDIGAARTLLDNDHYAMDKLKRRVLEYLAVRQLKATLKGPILCFVGPPGVGKTSVGRSIARTLGREFHRIALGGVCDQSDIRGHRRTYVGSMPGRIINGLKTVGVNNPVFLLDEVDKLGKSLQGDPAAALLEVLDPEQNHSFTDHYLNVAFDLSQVLFIATANTTATIPPALLDRMEVLQVPGYTQEEKVEIAHRHLIPNQLEQHGLTPQQLHIPQDSTQDIISRYTREAGVRSLERKFGAICRAVAVRVAEGHRVAKTQEAVTPEGPTKQRDKAVPPEMPIVIDHIALKDILGPPLFDMEVSERLTLPGVALGLAWTPLGGEILFVEASRMEGEGQLTLTGQLGDIMKESAHLAISWLRANAKTYQLTNIVGGPDPLDGTDIHLHFPAGAVTKDGPSAGVTIVTCLASLFSGRLVRSDVAMTGEITLRGLVLPVGGIKDKVLAAHRSGVKRVILPKRNEKDLEELPANVQADLDFVTAANLDEVLNAAFDGGFPGTASSSCTHPQLSSKL, from the exons ATGTCCTCCGGTGCTGGAATTCAGATACCGAGCCGTCTCCCCTTGCTGCTGTCCCATGAAGGTGTGCTACTTCCGGGCTCCACCGTCAGGTTCAGCGTGGACTGTCCGCGGAACATGCACCTGGTCAGCCAGCGGCTGCTGAAGGGGACCTCACTGAAGAGCACCATCATAGGAGTGATTCCCAACACCAGAGACCCAGAGCACGACACCGACGACCTTCCCACGCTGCACAA AATCGGCACCGCGGGGATAGCGGTGCAGGTGGTGGGCAGCAACTGGCCGAAGCCCCACTACACCCTCCTCATCACCGGATTGTGCCGTTTCAGTGTGACAGGCCTGCTACAGGAGCAGCCCTTTGTCCTGGCAGAG GTGGAGCAGTTGGATAAACTGGAGCAGTACACGACCCCAGCATCAGAGGGGGTCACCGCAACAGATGGAGAGCTTGGAGAGCTGTCGCAGAAGTTCTACCATGCTGCAgttcag tTGTTGGGTATGTTGGACATGTCTGTTCCAGTGGTGGCCAAGTTCAGGCGTCTGTTGGACAGTCTGCCAAGAGAAACCCTTCCTGATGTGGTTGCCTCCATGATTCGCACCTCAAACAAGGAGAAGCTACAG GTCCTGGAAGCTGTGAGCTTGGAGGAGAGATTTAAGAAGACTCTGCCCTTGTTGAACAGGCAGATCGAGGGACTCAAACTGCTGCAGAAAACCAGGAAGAGAGGTCCTGACAATGAGAAGAGG GTGCTATCAGTGCGTAAAGGGGGAGTGCTCCCAGGCAGGCAGTTCAATCTggatgaggaagatgaagatgaggatggTAATGACACTGTTACTTTGGAGAGGAAGGTCCACGGGGCCAACATGCCAGAAGCTGCACTTAAAGTTTGTCTCAAGGAGCTCAAGAG ATTGAAGAAGATGCCTCAGTCCATGCCGGAGTACGCCCTGACCAGAAACTACTTGGATCTGATGGTGGAGCTGCCATGGAGCAAAAGCACTAAAG ACTGCCTGGACATCGGAGCCGCTCGCACTCTATTGGACAACGATCACTACGCTATGGACAAGCTGAAGAGACGTGTGCTGGAGTACCTGGCTGTCAGACAGTTAAAGGCCACCCTGAAG GGCCCCATCCTGTGCTTTGTTGGGCCCCCTGGAGTGGGTAAGACCAGCGTGGGCCGCTCTATAGCCAGGACTCTGGGCAGAGAGTTTCATCGCATCGCTTTGGGAGGAGTCTGTGACCAGTCTGACATCCGAGGACACAG ACGCACATATGTAGGGAGCATGCCCGGGCGCATCATCAACGGTTTGAAGACGGTCGGCGTCAACAATCCCGTGTTCCTACTGGACGAGGTGGACAAACTGGGGAAGAGCCTCCAAGGAGACCCTGCAGCTGCTCTGCTAGAG GTTCTGGACCCAGAGCAGAatcacagcttcacagaccATTACCTCAACGTGGCCTTTGACCTCTCCCAAGTCCTCTTCATCGCCACAGCAAACACGACGGCCACCATTCCCCCCGCCCTCCTGGACCGGATGGAGGTGCTGCAGGTACCAG gcTACACTcaggaggagaaggtggagatAGCACACCGTCACCTGATCCCAAACCAGCTGGAGCAGCACGGGTTAACACCTCAACAACTGCATATCCCACAGGACAGCACGCAGGATATTATCAGCag GTACACCCGTGAGGCAGGCGTACGCTCCTTGGAGAGAAAGTTCGGGGCAATCTGCCGAGCGGTGGCTGTGAGGGTCGCTGAAGGTCACAGAGTCGCCAAAACACAGGAGGCTGTGACCCCTGAAGGGCCAACAAAGCAGAGGG ACAAAGCAGTGCCTCCAGAGATGCCGATAGTGATCGATCACATCGCGCTGAAAGACATCCTGGGACCCCCGCTGTTTGACATGGAG GTGTCAGAGCGGCTCACCCTCCCCGGCGTGGCTCTAGGTCTGGCCTGGACCCCCCTGGGTGGAGAGATCCTGTTTGTGGAGGCCAGTCGAATGGAAGGTGAAGGTCAGCTCACTCTAACGGGACAGCTGGGAGACATCATGAAAGAATCCGCCCATCTGGCTATCAGCTGGCTCAGAGCGAACGCCAAGACCTACCAGCTCACCAACA TTGTTGGAGGTCCAGATCCACTCGACGGTACAGACATCCACCTTCATTTCCCTGCTGGAGCTGTCACCAAGGATGGCCCCTCTGCAGGTGTAACCATAGTAACCTGCCTCGCCTCACTGTTTAGCGGCAGATTGGTCAGATCAGACGTTGCCATGACAGGAGAGATCACGCTACGAGGGCTAGTGCTGCCG GTGGGCGGGATTAAGGACAAGGTCCTGGCGGCCCACAGGTCTGGAGTGAAGCGTGTCATCCTCCCTAAGCGCAATGAGAAGGACCTGGAGGAGCTTCCAGCCAACGTCCAGGCAGACCTTGATTTTGTCACCGCCGCAAATCTGGACGAGGTCCTAAATGCCGCCTTCGATGGAGGTTTCCCGGGgacagccagctcctcctgcacacacCCACAGCTGAGCAGCAAACTGTAA
- the lonp2 gene encoding lon protease homolog 2, peroxisomal isoform X2 translates to MLDMSVPVVAKFRRLLDSLPRETLPDVVASMIRTSNKEKLQVLEAVSLEERFKKTLPLLNRQIEGLKLLQKTRKRGPDNEKRVLSVRKGGVLPGRQFNLDEEDEDEDGNDTVTLERKVHGANMPEAALKVCLKELKRLKKMPQSMPEYALTRNYLDLMVELPWSKSTKDCLDIGAARTLLDNDHYAMDKLKRRVLEYLAVRQLKATLKGPILCFVGPPGVGKTSVGRSIARTLGREFHRIALGGVCDQSDIRGHRRTYVGSMPGRIINGLKTVGVNNPVFLLDEVDKLGKSLQGDPAAALLEVLDPEQNHSFTDHYLNVAFDLSQVLFIATANTTATIPPALLDRMEVLQVPGYTQEEKVEIAHRHLIPNQLEQHGLTPQQLHIPQDSTQDIISRYTREAGVRSLERKFGAICRAVAVRVAEGHRVAKTQEAVTPEGPTKQRDKAVPPEMPIVIDHIALKDILGPPLFDMEVSERLTLPGVALGLAWTPLGGEILFVEASRMEGEGQLTLTGQLGDIMKESAHLAISWLRANAKTYQLTNIVGGPDPLDGTDIHLHFPAGAVTKDGPSAGVTIVTCLASLFSGRLVRSDVAMTGEITLRGLVLPVGGIKDKVLAAHRSGVKRVILPKRNEKDLEELPANVQADLDFVTAANLDEVLNAAFDGGFPGTASSSCTHPQLSSKL, encoded by the exons ATGTTGGACATGTCTGTTCCAGTGGTGGCCAAGTTCAGGCGTCTGTTGGACAGTCTGCCAAGAGAAACCCTTCCTGATGTGGTTGCCTCCATGATTCGCACCTCAAACAAGGAGAAGCTACAG GTCCTGGAAGCTGTGAGCTTGGAGGAGAGATTTAAGAAGACTCTGCCCTTGTTGAACAGGCAGATCGAGGGACTCAAACTGCTGCAGAAAACCAGGAAGAGAGGTCCTGACAATGAGAAGAGG GTGCTATCAGTGCGTAAAGGGGGAGTGCTCCCAGGCAGGCAGTTCAATCTggatgaggaagatgaagatgaggatggTAATGACACTGTTACTTTGGAGAGGAAGGTCCACGGGGCCAACATGCCAGAAGCTGCACTTAAAGTTTGTCTCAAGGAGCTCAAGAG ATTGAAGAAGATGCCTCAGTCCATGCCGGAGTACGCCCTGACCAGAAACTACTTGGATCTGATGGTGGAGCTGCCATGGAGCAAAAGCACTAAAG ACTGCCTGGACATCGGAGCCGCTCGCACTCTATTGGACAACGATCACTACGCTATGGACAAGCTGAAGAGACGTGTGCTGGAGTACCTGGCTGTCAGACAGTTAAAGGCCACCCTGAAG GGCCCCATCCTGTGCTTTGTTGGGCCCCCTGGAGTGGGTAAGACCAGCGTGGGCCGCTCTATAGCCAGGACTCTGGGCAGAGAGTTTCATCGCATCGCTTTGGGAGGAGTCTGTGACCAGTCTGACATCCGAGGACACAG ACGCACATATGTAGGGAGCATGCCCGGGCGCATCATCAACGGTTTGAAGACGGTCGGCGTCAACAATCCCGTGTTCCTACTGGACGAGGTGGACAAACTGGGGAAGAGCCTCCAAGGAGACCCTGCAGCTGCTCTGCTAGAG GTTCTGGACCCAGAGCAGAatcacagcttcacagaccATTACCTCAACGTGGCCTTTGACCTCTCCCAAGTCCTCTTCATCGCCACAGCAAACACGACGGCCACCATTCCCCCCGCCCTCCTGGACCGGATGGAGGTGCTGCAGGTACCAG gcTACACTcaggaggagaaggtggagatAGCACACCGTCACCTGATCCCAAACCAGCTGGAGCAGCACGGGTTAACACCTCAACAACTGCATATCCCACAGGACAGCACGCAGGATATTATCAGCag GTACACCCGTGAGGCAGGCGTACGCTCCTTGGAGAGAAAGTTCGGGGCAATCTGCCGAGCGGTGGCTGTGAGGGTCGCTGAAGGTCACAGAGTCGCCAAAACACAGGAGGCTGTGACCCCTGAAGGGCCAACAAAGCAGAGGG ACAAAGCAGTGCCTCCAGAGATGCCGATAGTGATCGATCACATCGCGCTGAAAGACATCCTGGGACCCCCGCTGTTTGACATGGAG GTGTCAGAGCGGCTCACCCTCCCCGGCGTGGCTCTAGGTCTGGCCTGGACCCCCCTGGGTGGAGAGATCCTGTTTGTGGAGGCCAGTCGAATGGAAGGTGAAGGTCAGCTCACTCTAACGGGACAGCTGGGAGACATCATGAAAGAATCCGCCCATCTGGCTATCAGCTGGCTCAGAGCGAACGCCAAGACCTACCAGCTCACCAACA TTGTTGGAGGTCCAGATCCACTCGACGGTACAGACATCCACCTTCATTTCCCTGCTGGAGCTGTCACCAAGGATGGCCCCTCTGCAGGTGTAACCATAGTAACCTGCCTCGCCTCACTGTTTAGCGGCAGATTGGTCAGATCAGACGTTGCCATGACAGGAGAGATCACGCTACGAGGGCTAGTGCTGCCG GTGGGCGGGATTAAGGACAAGGTCCTGGCGGCCCACAGGTCTGGAGTGAAGCGTGTCATCCTCCCTAAGCGCAATGAGAAGGACCTGGAGGAGCTTCCAGCCAACGTCCAGGCAGACCTTGATTTTGTCACCGCCGCAAATCTGGACGAGGTCCTAAATGCCGCCTTCGATGGAGGTTTCCCGGGgacagccagctcctcctgcacacacCCACAGCTGAGCAGCAAACTGTAA